TTCCCGAGGAAGTGAATGATCCCTTCTTTAAGCAGTGGAAGGATAGTCAACAGCTTTATCGTCACGAAATCCATGAAAATTTCCATCCTTTACCTGTGAAGGAAGTTCCCTTATTTTCTTCGGAAATGTGTGGCTTAGAAGCATTAGAATTACTGAAAGAAACGCTCTACAATGGCGAAGATCCAACCCAAGTTTATCATCAAGAAAACACGATCCAAGTGACGCAACAAGAGGATGGGGCTTACAGTTTAGAGTTGTATCTTCCTGGCATGACCAAGGATAAAATTCAACTGAATAAAACTGGAGATGAGTTAAATATTCGCATTGGCAATCATCGGCGGAATTTAGTGTTACCGCAAGCCTTAGCTGCCTTACAACCCCAAGGCGCAAAAATGGATGAGGATTATTTGAAAATTCGGTTTGCTAGCTAACAGTGTTGGTGGGCATTAGTTGTCCACCTAATTCTGCAACTGCTAGTTGACGCTCTCCCATTAAATCAAAGATTATAATGGGAGATTCTTGCTTCTAACTGCTGAAACTTGTTCAACAGACGACCGCCCTTAAAGCATCCAGAGACTCGCTCTTTCCGCCCCAGTGGGGCAATCTCCACAAGCGTAGATTATCCTGTTTTCGTCCGCCCGACGATACAGTTTTCAACTAATTTGGTGTTTTTTTTACTGGTACACTCGTTAAAGTGCTAACGTTTTTATAGAGGTTTTTCGCACCTCTTTTGCTAATTCTATAGCTTGAAGGTTCTAGGAGACTTACGGATGAGATCCTGCTTCCACCCACCTAGGGAAATATTTTTTGTTCCATTTCCTATTGTAACACAAATGTTCTGATTCATCTACCCATCAAATCAAAGATTATGATGGGAGTCTTCTCAGAACGCTAGATAAATTGTCGTAGAAAGCGTAAATCACTATTATAAAGCCGACGGATATCATCAATTTGGTGTAATACCATCGCAAAACGTTCTACCCCTAACCCAGCAGCAAAGCCAGTGTAGCGTTCGGGATCATATCCCACAGCTTTTAAAACATTGGGATCAACCATGCCACAGCCTAGAACTTCTAGCCATTTTCCTTGCCACTGCACATCAACTTCTGCCGAGGGTTCAGTAAAGGGGAAATAACTGGCGCGAAAACGTACTTGTAAATCCTCTCCAAACATTTGTCGGAGAAATTCTTTAATAGTTCCTCGCAGATCGCTAAATTTTAATCCTTCTTCTACAGCTAAAAGTTCTAGTTGATGAAAAACTGCCGAGTGGGTTGCGTCAACTGTATCCCGTCGATAAACTCGCCCTGGGGCAATTACTCGCACTGGGGGATCATGCTGTTCCATGTAGCGAATTTGCACCGAGGAAGTGTGGGTGCGTAACAAGGTGCCATCTGGGAGATAAAAGGTGTCTTGCATATCCCGCGCAGGATGATCTTGGGGAGTATTGAGGGCTTCAAAGTTGTAGTAATCTGTTTCTACCTCAAATCCTTCGGCTACTGTGTACCCTAATCCGACAAAAATATCAAGCATTTTATCAATCATGCCATTAAGGGGATGCACTTGTCCGAGAGGGCGCATCACTCCAGGCATGGTAACATCAAGGGTTTCTGCTGCCAGTTGGGCTTCTAACTGCGATCGCTGTAAATTGTCATGGGTTTCTTCAATGGCACTGGTAATTGCTTCTTTAATCTCATTGGCTAAAGAACCAATTTTAGGGCGTTCTTCGGCTGACAGTTTTCCCATCCCCCGTAAAACTTGCGAGAGTTGCCCCTTTTTGCCTAAATACTGGACGCGAAGTTGTTCGAGGGTTTCTAAATTATCTGACTGCGCGATCGCGCTTAGTGCTTCAGTTTTCAGCTGTTCCAGTTGCGTTTCTAAATCCAGGGAGGAGGTCATGCTGGTATTTCATTAGCTCATCAATCTATATCAGTTTAACTGATCAGAGCGTGAGAACATAAGTGGCTTTTAAGAGGACTCGTGATCAGGGGTGTATGGTATAGTAAGTAACACGGTAATGGAGCGGTAAAAATGCATTTATTAATCCCTGCCGCTGGACGGGGACAACGAATGGGCAGTGATCGCAATAAGTTATTATTACCCTTATTGGGTAAACCCTTGCTTGCTTGGACATTACTCGAAGCAGAGGCTTCCACAGAAATTAAATGGATTGGCATTGTGGGACAATCCTTTGACTTTCCTGATTTTAAAGGGATTATAGAAGACTTAAATTTAATCACTCCCATTCACTTCATTGAGGGGGGCAACACGCGACAGGAATCGGTTTTTAATGGCTTACAAGCCTTACCAGAGGAGGCACGCTACGTTTTGATCCATGATGGGGCGCGATGTTTAGTGACGCGAGAATTATTTGATCGTTGTAGTGAAGCCCTTAACAAGAATCGGGCGGTGATTGCTGGCGTTCCCGTTAAAGATACAATTAAAGTGGTTGATGAAAAGGGTTATATTACTGATACACCAGATCGTAGTCAAATGTGGGCAGCCCAAACCCCCCAAGGCTTTGAGGTAGAACTCTTAAAATGGTGTCATCGCCAGGGACAAGTGTTAGGCTGGCAAGTTACTGATGATGCAGCTTTACTAGAACGATGCCAATTCCCTGTGAAAATTGTGGAAGGGGAAGAAACGAACCTGAAGCTAACGACAAGAGTTGATCTCGCGATCGCGCAATTTATCCTTGAACAAAGACAAGATCCCCATTAACCTAACGGTTTCAGGAAGCTGCTTTAACTGATTAATTGCTTTTTATCATAAACGAATCATCATTTAATTTTCTGTTTTCGCTTCTTGTGCTTTAATTTTATCAGAGAGACTGTCAACAGTTTCTTCAGCAAAAAGTTTGTCTTTCAGTTGCGAATAATCTCCACTCCCTAAATCACAAATTGTCCAAAAACGACTCAGTTTGGACGGTTCTAATTTCTCACTCAAGATTTGAAATGCTTCCTTTATAATTTGTTGGTCATTATTAAGATTAATTTTCATTGTCTAATACTGATGAATTAACAGATTGAATTTGTTGAGTTTCTATTAAATTTTAACTCTCATTGAATCTCTCAACTATGATGGGATTGAGCAATACTTTCAGCGCGATCGCGCAATTTATCATCGGTGAGCGAGAAGACCTCGCCAGAGCGCGTAAGCGAGGCGAGGATGATAGCGAACTTACAACACAAACCAATAATTTTGTGTTAGGATAAACTTAACCACAAAGTTCAGCATAAGATGTTTGTCTTAGAGTTTAAGGTCAAAGCCAAAACAACTCAATATCAAGCCATTGACGAAGCAATTCGGACGACTCAATTCGTACGAAATAAGTGCATTCGTTACTGGATGGATAATCAAGGCGTTAACAAATACGCTCTGAACAAACTCTGTAAACAATTGGCAGAGGAGTTTTCTTGGGCTAAAGAACTAAATTCTATGGCAAGACAGTCTGCTGCTGAACGAGCTTGGTCTTCAATTAGTCGGTTCTACGATAACTGTAAGAAAGGAATTAATGGAAAGAAAGGGTATCCTCAGTTCCAAAAAAACAACCGCAGTGTTGAATATAAAACATCTGGATGGAAACTGGACTTAAACACCCGAAAACATATCACTTTCACTGATCAAAAGGGAATTGGTCGAGTCAAGTTAATTGGGACTAGAGACTTACACTTCTATCATCCTGATGAGATTAAACGGGTTCGTTTAGTTCGCCGTGCTGATGGATATTACTGCCAATTCCTCATCAATACAGAAGTCAAAGAACAATTAGAACCGACTAAGAAAACCATAGGGTTAGATGTAGGACTAGAATCTTTCTACACAGATTCTGATGGTCATAAAGAACCTAATCCTCGTTTTTTTCGGGAAGGTGAACAGAAGTTAAAACAGCTTCAACGTCGCCTCTCTCGAAAACAGAAAGGCTCATCTAATCGGAAGAAAGCCAGACAGAAGTTAGGGAAAGCACATTTAAGGATAAGTCGGCAACGTAAAGAACACGCCTTGAGACTGGCGCGTTGCGTAATCACATCTAACGATGTAGTCGCCTATGAAAACTTAAAAGTGTCTAACATGACTAAAAATCACTGTCTAGCTAAATCAATCTCAGATGTGGGTTGGTATCAATTTCGAGTGTGGTTAGAGTATTTCGCACAAAAGTTTGGGAAGGTAGCAGTTGCTGTTCCCCCTCAATACACCAGTCAACAATGCTCTAACTGCGGTCGAATCGTGAAGAAGTCTCTATCAACTAGAACTCATGCTTGTGCGTGTGGAGCTAACTTGGATAGAGATGAGAATGCAGCAATCAACATTCTGAGAAGTGGATTAAGTACCGTCGGGCGGACGGTAACATCAAGGCTTGACCTTGTAAACGCTTGTGGAGATTCGACCTCTACTTCAGTTGCTCCCGAGCAATTGGGGCAAGTTGAGTCGTCTGCTGGAAACGTAGTTTCTAGTAGTTAGAAGCAAGAATCCCTAATCGAGCGCGAAGCGGATTAGGGAGCGTCAACTTGAGACGACGACAAGATACTGACTAAAGTGCTGCCCCGTTATAGTAGGCTTTAGTATCATCAGAATTAATTAAGACGCGATCGCCCATTAAACTAAATTGCCATTGTTTCATGACCGCCTCCTGTTAATTATTGCTCAAGCTGTTTACCTCACCGCCCGTAACCGACCATCATTGCTACCAAAATAAACCACTCACTCTGACACGGTTGGGGATGAGCGTACATTATCATCAGTTTGAAAGTTCCAAAGTTCTTGTTCTGTTTCTACATCTACGGCATAAAGATGATTATCATTGCTCCCAAAATAAACCACTCCCTCTGACACGGTTGGGGATGAGCGTACCCAACCCTCAGTTGGAAAGTTCCAAATTTCTTCTCCCGTCTCCACATCTACCGCATAAAGGTGATTGTCACGGCTACCAAAATAAATTACTCCCTCTGCTACTGCTGGCGACGAGCGTCCCAATCCGTCAGTTGGAAGGTTCCAAATTTCTTCTCCCGTCTCCACATCTACCGCATAAAGGTGACCATTATAGGTAATAAAATTATAGCTCCCAAAATAAACCACTCCCTCTGACACGGTTGGGGATGAGCCTACCGAACCCTCAGTTGGAAAGTTCCAAATTTCTTCTCCCGTCTCCACATCTACCGCATAAAGGTGATTATCACCGCTACCAAAATAAACTACTCCCTCTGACACTGCTGGCGATGAGCCTACCGAACCCTCAGTTGGAAAGTTCCAAAGTTCTTGTCCCGTTTCTACATCTACCGCATAAAGGTGATTATCCCAACTCCCAAAATAAACCACTCCCTCTGACACGGCTGGGGATGAGTGTACATCATCATCAGTTTGAAAGTTCCAAACCTCTTGTCCCGTTTCTACATCTACGGCATAAAGGCGATTATCATCGCTACCAAAATAAACCACTCCCTCTGACACGGCTGGGGATGAGCGTACATCATCATCAGTTTGAAAGTTCCAAACCTCTTGTCCCGTTTCTACATCTACGGCATAAAGGCGATTGTCACGCCTACCAAAATAAATTACTCCCTCTGCTACTGCTGGCGATGACAATGCAGGTAGCACAGTCCTAGTTTGAAAGTTCCAAATTTCTTGTCCGGTCTCCACATCTACGGCATAAAGGTGATTATCATCGTTATCAAAATAAACCACTCTCTCTGACACCGCTGGCGATGAGGATACGTCAGCATCAGTAGGAAATTGCCAGAGGACTTCATTTGTTAATTGTGCTATAGCTATAGTAGTCGTAATAAATAATGCCGATATTGCAGAAATACTAATTATTTTATTTTGTTTTTTATTAGAAACAGGAAGATTAGAATTTTGAGCTGTTGTCTTTGATGGTGTTGTTACTGAATTTGCTTTTGATGATGTGGTTGTTGAATTTGGAATTGTCTTAGGCTGAACCTTTGCTTGATTAACTGGCTGCTGTTGGTTTAACTTATCTTTCCCATAAAAAATATCAACCCCTAATTGTTGACTACGCTGACACCAATAACACTCTCCCCATGGGTCATGGGAACTAAACACATGAAGCGTTTTTTTAGGACACTCTTTTAACTCCTCTACTGCTTGTTCCAGAACCTTTTTCCATTCCCCTGCACTGGGACGCAAACTGGGATTTTGCTGTCCTTCATTAAACGCTCTTAAAAAGCAAGACTTTAAGCTAGGGTGAACCACATCTAAGGGAATGGTTAAATAGCTAGGTTGAATTAAACTATTCTCGGCATAGGGCCACCATCCTTGTTTCACTAACTCCGTTGGTTGAGGTTGTTCCCCTTGTCCTACCCATTTGCCATGAAATGGAGTATTGCCAAACAGCAAACAATGAATAATCACTGCTAACCGAAATCGATCCTGTACTTCATCTTGCTGTACTTTAGTAATGTCCTTTCCGATTAATTCCACTGGTGTATAATCTTCTGAAGCCACTGGACAACGATGAATTTTTCCCGTATCTGGATCGCGCACCTGAAACGAATCTGTATCAATGATTGAGGGTAAAGCGCGGTTATTCACTAAGATATTCTGAGGCTTGATATCTCCTAAAACATAACCGGTGTAATGTAAAGCCTGAATAATCGAAGCTACATTCAAGGCTGTAACATGAAGAAACCGCCAATCTACCTCCAATTTGTTCTGCTTTCGTAAACGAGGACTATAAACTTGTAATAATTCTCGCCCTCCTTCAATGGCTGGCATTAAAAAGCCCACTGGTTTTTGGTGAGAATCTTCTAACAGAGATAGGGGCCAAGCAAAAGAGATATGATTGCGACTAGCATTGGGATCACGAGGAGGATAGTTCAGCATGACCTGTAATTTCTCAATCCTTTCCCGTGTGGGATGCTGATAAATTTTGGCAAGATAGCCCGTTTTACTTGTCTTCCAAATTTCGCCCTCCCCCCCTTGAGCAAGAGCTTTTACTAACTGGATTCTTTCCCCTGTCTTAGTTAGTAAGGTAGTCATGGCATTAGCTTCAAGAATGGCTTAGGAAGTGTTGAGACATAATAATACGGTTTTGTCATCGCCAGTACGTTGATTTAGACGCTCAGACTCTAGAAATGTCTGAAGATAGGCTTCTTTTTCTTCTTGGCTCGTTTCTTCCTCTAAGCACTCCTCAAGTGGCTGAAAAAACGGCGGAAAAGCCATCCAATCACTAAACCGAATTGCCACTGCTTCTAAGCCATCACTTGCAACACAAATAAATTTTTGAGGAGGAAGCACTTTAACCTGAAGTTGAGATTCTACATCCTCAGAAGTAACAAAAGTGGTTTCATTGGCAAATTCCCCTTTATCTGGTTTGAATACTAATTCTGGATTCTGATCCTCTGAACGGACAACAATAAACCCATCTCCAATTTGTATCCCTGCAAACCAAGTTGAGGTGGCAATAACGACTAAAAGCGTACAATTAAAGTCCTCTGGCTGACAGTCCATGTTTTCTGCTTCCTCAGTCAAAGCCGTTAGCACCTTTTTGCAGAGATCGGTTGCTAATTGCCGTATTACTTGATTTGGTGGGGGTTTATCAACTTTTTTAGGTTTTTTTGACCATTGAGCAAACCCAGGATCTTTTTGAAATTGTTCCGTTCCAGATAAAAAAGAAAGGGTGGTTTCTACCGCTAATTTTGCCCCCACATCGGAATGTTTGGCACTTCCTGCTCCATCCGCAACTGCCCCAATCACCACATCATCATAATGGCGATAATTGCTATAATCTTGACAAGGAAGACCCTGCTCTTGGTGCTTAGTTCCAATGGCAGAATAATTGATAACTGTCCAACTCATTGTTCCCTATTAAGTATCAATTTGGGCCCAACCACTAACTGGCGGAAGTTCCACAGCTTCGCCCACTTTTTGACCAGAAACTTGTTTCATGGAGGCACTAAGCCACAGGAACATAGAGCGAAAATCTAAACCATTTAACCACACTGGAGGACGATTAGAGGGAGCAATTTGCTTAAGAATTTCCATGTTTGCTCCTTCCACGGCTACCGTAAAGAAAAGCAGTCGTTTTTCGGTTTCGGCTTGTTTGACTCGATCAGCTGCCATTTGCCAAGGAGAGTCATTATTGGGCGCACCGTCAGTAATTAAGAACACCCAAGGGCGATAATACTGTACCCCATTCTCTTTATAATTACTTTTACGAGTTTCTAATAAGTCTAAGGCATAGTTAATGGCTTCTCCCATTGGTGTTAAGCCCTCTGCACTGAGATAGGGAGCTTGCAATTCATCCACGGTTTGGAAATTATTGATCAGTTGTGGAGAACCGCCAAATTTCACCAAAGCTAACTCAACACTTAAGGAGGCTTGTTCATCTTTCTGTACATCTTCAAGAAAAGCTGATAATCCTCGGTTTAATTGTTCGATGGGTTGACCCGACATTGAGCCAGATGTATCAAGTAATAAAACCACTGGACAGCGACTAGAAGGGTTTTCTACAAATTCTGGCATCCCTACAGGCATACGCTTCCACTCCTCAAACCTTTTGAGCTGAATTAACTGCTACTCTAGCACAATGTGATTTTCATCTAAGTACAGAACAAACTTCCTGAGAAAACACTTCAACTCCCAACCCACTTAACGGTAAAATCAGCAAGGAAGCAATAAGAAAATTTCTTTAAAAGACAAATACCTATAGGAGGAAATAACCGTGGCGAAAAAAAACCATTGCCAGCCTAACTGAAAGCGACATTGGTGGTAAGCGCGTCTTAGTTCGTGCCGATTTTAATGTCCCCATGAATGATAAGGGCGAAATTACCGATGATAACCGCATTCGGGCAGCCCTTCCTACTATCAAAGACTTAATTAGTAAAAACGCAAAAGTGATTCTCTGCAGTCACATGGGTCGTCCAAAAGGAGAAGTTAAAGAAAAACTCCGTCTCACCCCTGTTGCTGAACGCTTATCCCAACTTCTGGAACAAGAAGTAGTTAAATGTGATGATTGCAGTCGCGATCGCGCCTTTTTTATATTTTCTTTAAGAACAGTCTCTAATATTTATTGATCAGGCTAAAATTGAAATTATGAGGTGCAACACAATGTCGCATTAATGACATTTACTGTAAAAAAATTACAAAGGAGATTAGAAATGTCAAAAATTGAAGTAACACAATCTCATTACAGTGACCGCATTCTTAACAGACTAAAAAGAGCTTTGGGTCTCTCGGCTATTACCGCGCTAGTTTTAGTCAGCAGCACAGCGGTTGCTTCTGACACAATGAGAGTAACGGGACAGCAAGTACGTGGAATTGGTTCCCGCGGCCAGCTCAATGGCGGAAAATTTGAAATTCCTCACGGAAAAACAGGAACCATCAGTCAAGCCAGCTCTACAGGCAACGGTTTCTGGATATCTAAGACAGACTCTCAGGGGGTTTACCAGTTACTGGAACAATTCCGCCCTCCTTCCTCCCAAGCAGAGGGGTTAACCCTTTCCTCTGGAAAATACCGGGCTTTACCTAACCTGCAAAGAAACCAAAGAAGCGCAAGGGTCGAACTCACCATAGAGCTGAAATGAGGTCTGCCTCATTTATAGCTGTTCAGGCTGTTATAGCTGTTCAGGCTGTCGCAGCCACCCGCAGGACTTCGAAATTAATTAAGACGCGATCGCGCATTAAACTAAATTGCCATTGTTTCATGACCGCCTCCTGTTAATTATTGCTCAAGCTGTTTACCTCACTGCTCGTAACCGACCATCATCGCTACCAAAATAAACTACTCCCTCTGATATTGCTGGCGATGACGTTACCTGACCATCATGTTGAAAGTTCCAAAGTTCTTGTCCCGTTTCTACATCTACCGCATAAAGGTAATTATCACGACTACCAAAATAAACCACTCCCTCTGATACTGCTGGCGATGACATTACCGCACTCTCAGTGGGAAAGTTCCAAAGTTCTTGTCCCGTCTCTACATCTACGGCATAAAGGTGATTATCACCGCTCCCAAAATAAACCACTCCCTCTGATACTGCTGGCGATGAGTCTACCCGATCGCCAGTTTGAAAGTTCCAAAGTTCTTGTCCCGTTTCCACATCTACCGCATAAAGGTGATTATCAAAACTCCCAAAATAAACCACTCCCTCTGACACTGCTGGGGATGAGAATACAAAATCATCAGTTTGAAAGTTCCAAAGTTCTTGTTCAGTCTCTATATCTACGGCATAAAGGTGACCATCAAGGCTACCAAAATAAACCACTCCCTCTGACACCGCTGGCGATGAGTTTACCGTATTCTCAGTTGGAAAATTCCAAAGTTCTTGTCCCGTCTCTACATCTACCGCATAAAGGTGACTATCAGAGCTACCAAAATAAACCACTCCCTCTGACACCGCTGGCGATGAGACTATCTTCCACCCAGTTGGAAAATTCCAAAGTTCTTGCCCGGTCTCCGCATCTACGGCATAAAGGTGATTATCACCGCTACCAAAATAAACCACTCCCTCTGATACTGCTGGCGATGAGTCTACCCGATAGCCAGTTGGAAAATTCCAAAGTTCTTGTCCCGTCTCCACATCTACCGCATAAAGGTAATTATCAAGGCTACCAAAATAAACGACTCCCTCTGATACTGTTGGCGATGAGAATACCAAAGCATTAGTGGGAAATTGCCAGAGTAGTTCGTTAAGTTCAGTGGGCCCTCCCCCTGGATATTCTCCTGTGCGTTGTAAGTTTCCTCTAAACATTGCGGTATTGGAGTCATCTCCAGTATTTGTTAATTCGGTTAACATCTGATAAACCTGATAGCCACCAAAACCGAGAACTAAAACACCTACAATATAAACAATGGGCGGTGGTCCTTTTTTCTTAGACATAGTTTTTAACCTAGTGCTGACCCGACATTGAGCCAGATGTATCAAGTAATAAAACCACTGGACAGCGACTAGAAGGGTTTTCTACAAATTCTGGCATCCCTACAGGCATACGCTTCCGCTCCTCAAATTTTTTTGAGCTTAAATAACTGCTACTCTAGCACAATGTGATTTTAATCTAAGTACAGGACAAACTTCCTGAGAAAACACTTCAACTTCCAACCCACTTAACGGTAAAATCAGCAAGGAAGCAATAAGAAAATTTCTTTAAAAGACAAATACCTATAGGAGGAAATAACCGTGGCGAAAAAAACCATTGCCAGCCTTACCGAAAGCGACGTTAGTGGGAAGCGCGTCTTAGTTCGTGCCGATTTTAATGTCCCGATGAATGATAAGGGCGAAATTACCGATGATAACCGCATTCGCGCAGCCCTTCCTACTATCAAAGACTTAATTAGCAAAAACGCAAAAGTGATTCTCTGCAGTCACATGGGTCGTCCAAAAGGAGAAGTTAAAGAAAAACTCCGTCTCACCCCTGTTGCTGAACGCTTATCCCAACTTCTGGAACAAGAAGTGGTTAAATGTGATGATTGCATCGGTGACTCGGTTAAACAACAAGTGGATGGGCTCCAAAATGGTCAAGTTGCGCTTTTAGAAAACCTCCGCTTCTATTCGGAAGAAGAAGCCAACGACCCAGAATTTAGTAAAAAATTAGCAGCCAATGCTGATGTTTACGTTAATGATGCCTTTGGTACTGCCCACCGCGCCCATGCTTCCACCGAAGGGGTAACCAAACATCTTAGCCCCTGTGTTGGTGGTTATCTCATTGAAAAAGAACTCGATTACCTTAAAAATGCCGTTGAAAATCCTCAACGCCCCTTTGCTGCCATTATTGGTGGGTCAAAGGTTTCTAGTAAAATTGGCGTAATTGAAACCTTAATTGAAAAATGCGATAAGCTCATCATCGGCGGTGGCATGATTTTTACCTTCTTTAAAGCCCGAGGCATGAGTGTCGGTAATTCTCTAGTGGAAAAAGATAAACTCGATTTAGCGAAGTCTCTAGAAGCTAAAGCCAAGGAAAAAGGCGTAGAGATTTTATTCCCCACTGATGTTGTCATTGCTGATGACTTTTCAGAAAATGCTAATACTCAAACCGTTACTGTGGAAAACATCCCCAACGGTTGGCTCGGTTTAGATATTGGCCCTAAAAGTGTGGAAGCATTCAAAGAAGCCCTAGCAGACTGTAAAGGAATTATCTGGAATGGTCCTATGGGTGTGTTTGAAATGGAAGCCTTTGCTAAAGGAACCGAAGCCATTGCCCAGAGTTTAGCAGAATTAACTGAT
This window of the Euhalothece natronophila Z-M001 genome carries:
- the pheS gene encoding phenylalanine--tRNA ligase subunit alpha — protein: MTSSLDLETQLEQLKTEALSAIAQSDNLETLEQLRVQYLGKKGQLSQVLRGMGKLSAEERPKIGSLANEIKEAITSAIEETHDNLQRSQLEAQLAAETLDVTMPGVMRPLGQVHPLNGMIDKMLDIFVGLGYTVAEGFEVETDYYNFEALNTPQDHPARDMQDTFYLPDGTLLRTHTSSVQIRYMEQHDPPVRVIAPGRVYRRDTVDATHSAVFHQLELLAVEEGLKFSDLRGTIKEFLRQMFGEDLQVRFRASYFPFTEPSAEVDVQWQGKWLEVLGCGMVDPNVLKAVGYDPERYTGFAAGLGVERFAMVLHQIDDIRRLYNSDLRFLRQFI
- a CDS encoding outer membrane protein assembly factor BamB family protein, whose amino-acid sequence is MTTLLTKTGERIQLVKALAQGGEGEIWKTSKTGYLAKIYQHPTRERIEKLQVMLNYPPRDPNASRNHISFAWPLSLLEDSHQKPVGFLMPAIEGGRELLQVYSPRLRKQNKLEVDWRFLHVTALNVASIIQALHYTGYVLGDIKPQNILVNNRALPSIIDTDSFQVRDPDTGKIHRCPVASEDYTPVELIGKDITKVQQDEVQDRFRLAVIIHCLLFGNTPFHGKWVGQGEQPQPTELVKQGWWPYAENSLIQPSYLTIPLDVVHPSLKSCFLRAFNEGQQNPSLRPSAGEWKKVLEQAVEELKECPKKTLHVFSSHDPWGECYWCQRSQQLGVDIFYGKDKLNQQQPVNQAKVQPKTIPNSTTTSSKANSVTTPSKTTAQNSNLPVSNKKQNKIISISAISALFITTTIAIAQLTNEVLWQFPTDADVSSSPAVSERVVYFDNDDNHLYAVDVETGQEIWNFQTRTVLPALSSPAVAEGVIYFGRRDNRLYAVDVETGQEVWNFQTDDDVRSSPAVSEGVVYFGSDDNRLYAVDVETGQEVWNFQTDDDVHSSPAVSEGVVYFGSWDNHLYAVDVETGQELWNFPTEGSVGSSPAVSEGVVYFGSGDNHLYAVDVETGEEIWNFPTEGSVGSSPTVSEGVVYFGSYNFITYNGHLYAVDVETGEEIWNLPTDGLGRSSPAVAEGVIYFGSRDNHLYAVDVETGEEIWNFPTEGWVRSSPTVSEGVVYFGSNDNHLYAVDVETEQELWNFQTDDNVRSSPTVSE
- the ispD gene encoding 2-C-methyl-D-erythritol 4-phosphate cytidylyltransferase, which produces MHLLIPAAGRGQRMGSDRNKLLLPLLGKPLLAWTLLEAEASTEIKWIGIVGQSFDFPDFKGIIEDLNLITPIHFIEGGNTRQESVFNGLQALPEEARYVLIHDGARCLVTRELFDRCSEALNKNRAVIAGVPVKDTIKVVDEKGYITDTPDRSQMWAAQTPQGFEVELLKWCHRQGQVLGWQVTDDAALLERCQFPVKIVEGEETNLKLTTRVDLAIAQFILEQRQDPH
- a CDS encoding RNA-guided endonuclease InsQ/TnpB family protein, whose translation is MFVLEFKVKAKTTQYQAIDEAIRTTQFVRNKCIRYWMDNQGVNKYALNKLCKQLAEEFSWAKELNSMARQSAAERAWSSISRFYDNCKKGINGKKGYPQFQKNNRSVEYKTSGWKLDLNTRKHITFTDQKGIGRVKLIGTRDLHFYHPDEIKRVRLVRRADGYYCQFLINTEVKEQLEPTKKTIGLDVGLESFYTDSDGHKEPNPRFFREGEQKLKQLQRRLSRKQKGSSNRKKARQKLGKAHLRISRQRKEHALRLARCVITSNDVVAYENLKVSNMTKNHCLAKSISDVGWYQFRVWLEYFAQKFGKVAVAVPPQYTSQQCSNCGRIVKKSLSTRTHACACGANLDRDENAAINILRSGLSTVGRTVTSRLDLVNACGDSTSTSVAPEQLGQVESSAGNVVSSS
- a CDS encoding outer membrane protein assembly factor BamB family protein; its protein translation is MSKKKGPPPIVYIVGVLVLGFGGYQVYQMLTELTNTGDDSNTAMFRGNLQRTGEYPGGGPTELNELLWQFPTNALVFSSPTVSEGVVYFGSLDNYLYAVDVETGQELWNFPTGYRVDSSPAVSEGVVYFGSGDNHLYAVDAETGQELWNFPTGWKIVSSPAVSEGVVYFGSSDSHLYAVDVETGQELWNFPTENTVNSSPAVSEGVVYFGSLDGHLYAVDIETEQELWNFQTDDFVFSSPAVSEGVVYFGSFDNHLYAVDVETGQELWNFQTGDRVDSSPAVSEGVVYFGSGDNHLYAVDVETGQELWNFPTESAVMSSPAVSEGVVYFGSRDNYLYAVDVETGQELWNFQHDGQVTSSPAISEGVVYFGSDDGRLRAVR
- a CDS encoding vWA domain-containing protein produces the protein MPVGMPEFVENPSSRCPVVLLLDTSGSMSGQPIEQLNRGLSAFLEDVQKDEQASLSVELALVKFGGSPQLINNFQTVDELQAPYLSAEGLTPMGEAINYALDLLETRKSNYKENGVQYYRPWVFLITDGAPNNDSPWQMAADRVKQAETEKRLLFFTVAVEGANMEILKQIAPSNRPPVWLNGLDFRSMFLWLSASMKQVSGQKVGEAVELPPVSGWAQIDT
- a CDS encoding phosphoglycerate kinase, producing MAKKTIASLTESDVSGKRVLVRADFNVPMNDKGEITDDNRIRAALPTIKDLISKNAKVILCSHMGRPKGEVKEKLRLTPVAERLSQLLEQEVVKCDDCIGDSVKQQVDGLQNGQVALLENLRFYSEEEANDPEFSKKLAANADVYVNDAFGTAHRAHASTEGVTKHLSPCVGGYLIEKELDYLKNAVENPQRPFAAIIGGSKVSSKIGVIETLIEKCDKLIIGGGMIFTFFKARGMSVGNSLVEKDKLDLAKSLEAKAKEKGVEILFPTDVVIADDFSENANTQTVTVENIPNGWLGLDIGPKSVEAFKEALADCKGIIWNGPMGVFEMEAFAKGTEAIAQSLAELTDNGATTIIGGGDSVAAVEKVGVADKMSHISTGGGASLELLEGKELPGIVALNDV
- a CDS encoding PP2C family serine/threonine-protein phosphatase; its protein translation is MSWTVINYSAIGTKHQEQGLPCQDYSNYRHYDDVVIGAVADGAGSAKHSDVGAKLAVETTLSFLSGTEQFQKDPGFAQWSKKPKKVDKPPPNQVIRQLATDLCKKVLTALTEEAENMDCQPEDFNCTLLVVIATSTWFAGIQIGDGFIVVRSEDQNPELVFKPDKGEFANETTFVTSEDVESQLQVKVLPPQKFICVASDGLEAVAIRFSDWMAFPPFFQPLEECLEEETSQEEKEAYLQTFLESERLNQRTGDDKTVLLCLNTS